In a genomic window of Sutcliffiella sp. FSL R7-0096:
- a CDS encoding Spo0B C-terminal domain-containing protein, with translation MINRGTLDVLRHSRHDWLNRIQLIKANLSLGRLERVNNLIDEIVLEANHESNLTNLHAPAFAEYLITFHWEPRLFAMEYEVIGEPVNLSKADGVLYKWISSLFTDLENAVNKKADNHLFLSLNIEEAEEIRFFFDINGILEDTDFLTEWLQTQPDGFTVHEQAITSEQSTIQVSYKL, from the coding sequence ATGATAAATAGAGGGACGTTGGATGTGTTGCGTCATTCGAGGCATGATTGGCTTAATCGGATTCAGTTGATTAAAGCGAATTTGTCTTTGGGGCGTTTGGAGCGAGTGAATAATTTGATAGATGAGATTGTGCTTGAGGCTAATCATGAATCCAATTTGACGAATTTACACGCCCCTGCATTTGCAGAATATCTGATTACCTTCCATTGGGAGCCGAGATTGTTTGCGATGGAATACGAGGTCATCGGGGAGCCGGTGAACTTGTCAAAAGCGGATGGGGTATTATACAAATGGATTTCTTCTTTGTTTACCGACCTAGAAAATGCGGTGAACAAAAAAGCAGATAACCATTTGTTTTTAAGTTTGAATATAGAAGAGGCAGAAGAAATTCGTTTCTTTTTTGATATAAATGGAATACTAGAAGATACAGACTTTTTAACGGAGTGGCTGCAAACACAGCCGGATGGATTTACAGTGCATGAACAGGCGATAACATCTGAGCAAAGTACCATCCAGGTGTCTTATAAGCTTTAA
- the rpmA gene encoding 50S ribosomal protein L27: MLRLDLQFFASKKGVGSTKNGRDSISKRLGAKRADGQLVSGGSILYRQRGTKIYPGANVGRGGDDTLFAKVDGIVRYERLGRDRKQVSVYPVAQEA; the protein is encoded by the coding sequence ATGTTAAGATTAGATCTTCAGTTCTTTGCTTCCAAAAAGGGAGTAGGTAGTACTAAAAACGGTCGTGACTCTATCTCTAAGCGTCTTGGCGCTAAGCGTGCAGACGGTCAACTAGTATCTGGTGGTTCTATTTTATACCGTCAACGCGGTACTAAAATTTACCCAGGAGCAAACGTTGGACGTGGTGGAGACGATACATTGTTCGCGAAGGTTGACGGAATCGTTCGTTACGAGCGCCTAGGCCGTGACCGCAAACAAGTTAGCGTATATCCTGTTGCTCAAGAAGCATAA
- a CDS encoding ribosomal-processing cysteine protease Prp: MIKVTIKRDDHKLIQSFTITGHANFAKKGADIVCAGVSAVSFGAVNAVMSLCQVTPDIEQGADGFLKCSVPSGLDEATHEKVQLLLEGMVVSLETIERDYGNYITISK; this comes from the coding sequence ATGATTAAAGTTACAATTAAACGAGACGATCACAAGTTGATCCAATCGTTTACCATAACTGGACATGCTAACTTTGCCAAAAAGGGTGCAGACATTGTGTGTGCCGGGGTTTCTGCCGTATCTTTCGGTGCGGTGAACGCGGTCATGTCATTATGTCAGGTTACTCCTGATATTGAGCAAGGGGCAGATGGATTTTTAAAGTGTTCGGTCCCATCCGGTCTGGATGAGGCGACACATGAGAAAGTACAGCTGTTGCTGGAAGGTATGGTTGTGTCTTTAGAGACGATTGAACGTGACTATGGAAATTATATAACCATTTCTAAGTAG
- the rplU gene encoding 50S ribosomal protein L21: protein MYAIIETGGKQIKVEAGQTIYIEKLDGATGDVVTFDKVLFVGGDDVKVGSPLVAGATVTAKVEKQGRAKKLTVFKYKAKKNYRKKQGHRQPYTKVTVDAINL, encoded by the coding sequence ATGTACGCAATTATTGAAACAGGTGGTAAACAAATCAAGGTTGAAGCAGGTCAAACGATCTACATCGAAAAACTTGATGGAGCTACTGGAGATGTAGTAACTTTCGACAAGGTTCTTTTCGTTGGTGGCGACGATGTTAAAGTCGGTAGCCCACTAGTAGCGGGAGCAACTGTAACGGCTAAAGTTGAAAAACAAGGTCGTGCGAAGAAGCTTACTGTATTCAAGTACAAAGCGAAGAAAAACTACCGTAAAAAACAAGGTCATCGTCAACCTTACACAAAAGTTACTGTTGATGCAATCAACCTGTAA
- a CDS encoding Rne/Rng family ribonuclease, giving the protein MIELIMDMKATEKRVAIKEDDKIVELLIYRPTSHPIEGNIYVGRVVNVLPGMQAAFVDFGQKKPGYLHRDHLCSYQTSTLSKSEKEQKGISHFVHQGEAILVQVVKEGEGTKGAKLTGLLEFPGTHIVYQPYGKYKAISKKMSDAKRQEWRKLLQEWLTSEEGVILRTASEHIEADVVEAELLELQQQFLEVQEKQGSAVKIPCLVHEEDHFLSKILREIPASDVKLAEVDEVYTSQLLKKKGYPVRFYQGKEGIFKRRGMEQELEKALKRIVWLPSGGYIIIEHTEAMTVIDVNTGKYIGKTGQKETVLKTNLEAAVEIARQLRLRQIGGIIIVDFIDMTNDGERQQVFRSVQNAVQKDRSHVRVIGFTELNLLQLTRKKVREPLTNMLLQPCEPCEGKGVVFSVDTVTYQLERELLEFKGSDVEAVVVEASIEVVNKLMSLSAIMERTGLEIYFIKKDGVPRFEVRFAGSVEDAKERLKTL; this is encoded by the coding sequence TTGATAGAGTTAATTATGGATATGAAAGCGACGGAGAAACGGGTCGCGATAAAAGAGGATGACAAAATTGTCGAGTTATTGATTTACCGGCCAACTTCTCATCCGATTGAAGGGAATATATATGTGGGTCGCGTTGTGAATGTCCTGCCAGGCATGCAAGCCGCTTTTGTTGATTTTGGACAAAAGAAACCAGGATATCTTCATCGTGACCATTTGTGTTCTTATCAAACCTCTACCCTCTCCAAATCGGAAAAGGAACAAAAGGGCATTTCCCATTTTGTCCACCAGGGAGAAGCAATTCTCGTACAGGTAGTCAAGGAGGGCGAAGGGACAAAAGGAGCAAAGCTGACGGGTCTCCTTGAGTTTCCGGGGACACATATTGTGTACCAGCCATACGGGAAGTATAAAGCCATTTCCAAGAAAATGTCGGATGCCAAAAGGCAGGAATGGCGAAAGCTTTTGCAGGAATGGCTGACTTCAGAAGAAGGGGTTATTTTACGGACGGCAAGTGAGCATATTGAGGCCGATGTGGTGGAGGCGGAATTGTTGGAGTTGCAGCAGCAGTTCTTGGAGGTCCAGGAGAAGCAAGGCTCGGCGGTAAAGATTCCTTGTCTGGTACACGAAGAAGATCATTTTTTATCAAAAATACTAAGAGAGATCCCTGCTTCTGATGTGAAACTTGCTGAGGTGGATGAGGTCTACACTTCCCAGCTTTTGAAAAAGAAAGGCTATCCTGTCCGCTTTTATCAAGGCAAGGAAGGCATATTTAAAAGAAGGGGCATGGAGCAGGAACTCGAAAAAGCGTTGAAGCGGATCGTGTGGCTGCCAAGTGGAGGCTACATCATCATTGAACACACCGAAGCGATGACGGTCATTGATGTGAATACGGGTAAATACATAGGAAAGACCGGTCAAAAAGAAACGGTGCTGAAAACCAACCTCGAAGCGGCAGTCGAGATTGCGAGACAGCTTCGTTTAAGGCAGATCGGCGGCATCATTATTGTCGATTTCATTGATATGACAAATGACGGGGAGCGGCAGCAGGTGTTCCGTTCTGTACAGAATGCGGTGCAGAAAGACCGCTCCCATGTGAGGGTGATAGGATTTACCGAACTGAACCTATTGCAACTTACGCGTAAGAAGGTGCGTGAACCATTGACGAACATGTTGCTGCAACCTTGCGAACCGTGCGAAGGGAAAGGTGTGGTGTTTTCTGTGGATACTGTCACCTATCAACTGGAGCGTGAACTTCTGGAGTTTAAAGGAAGTGATGTCGAAGCGGTAGTGGTGGAAGCAAGCATAGAGGTCGTCAACAAACTGATGAGTCTTTCTGCTATAATGGAAAGAACGGGACTCGAGATTTATTTTATTAAAAAAGACGGGGTCCCACGTTTTGAAGTTAGGTTTGCCGGGTCTGTCGAGGACGCGAAAGAAAGGTTAAAAACGCTCTGA
- a CDS encoding M50 family metallopeptidase — MNNKWLRLFQKIHVHPLMWFLVGLAILTASFRELLLLFFIVLVHELGHSVAATHYNWRIKQVLLLPFGGVAEMEEHGNRPLKEELIVTLAGPLQHVWLGAGGFLLYEMGYLSPGMWELFFTFNLMIFLVNLLPIWPLDGGKIMGLLFSRFSPFAQAHERTLKVSFVILALFTATYLFIDPLHINVWIITIFLFFSLYTEWRQRHFMFMRFLMERYYGKNNSFSTITPIVVDEKEKIHQVLQRFKRDCKHNIIVMKGNDKQPPLDENELLHAYFKEKLTTIDIGDILYSY; from the coding sequence TTGAATAATAAGTGGCTGAGGCTATTTCAGAAAATACATGTCCATCCACTCATGTGGTTTTTGGTGGGACTGGCCATTTTGACTGCGAGCTTCCGGGAGCTGTTACTACTTTTTTTCATTGTTCTAGTTCATGAGCTAGGACATAGTGTTGCGGCAACGCACTATAATTGGCGGATCAAACAGGTACTGCTATTGCCGTTCGGCGGGGTGGCTGAAATGGAGGAGCACGGGAACCGTCCCTTGAAAGAAGAACTGATTGTCACACTCGCGGGGCCATTGCAGCATGTATGGCTTGGAGCGGGTGGTTTCCTTCTATATGAGATGGGGTATTTATCTCCGGGGATGTGGGAGTTGTTTTTCACCTTTAATTTGATGATTTTCCTTGTGAACCTTCTACCGATCTGGCCACTTGATGGCGGGAAAATCATGGGGCTGTTGTTCAGCAGGTTCTCCCCATTTGCACAGGCCCATGAGCGGACACTAAAGGTTTCCTTTGTCATCTTGGCGCTTTTTACTGCGACGTATCTGTTTATTGACCCGTTGCATATCAATGTTTGGATCATTACGATTTTCCTCTTTTTTTCCTTATATACAGAATGGAGACAGAGGCATTTCATGTTTATGCGATTTCTGATGGAGCGGTATTACGGAAAGAATAATTCCTTTTCAACCATCACCCCGATTGTCGTCGATGAAAAAGAGAAGATCCATCAGGTGCTTCAAAGGTTCAAGCGCGATTGCAAGCATAATATCATTGTGATGAAGGGAAACGATAAACAGCCACCGCTTGATGAAAATGAGTTGCTTCATGCTTATTTCAAGGAGAAGTTGACGACAATTGATATAGGAGATATCCTGTATTCATACTAG
- a CDS encoding M23 family metallopeptidase, protein MNDRIAEIKRRAAKRRKQRQNQLPKRNNSGPTQHIMRDEERYGGSGYSSYESGPDGNGGHPLFNKEMFMFKILASAILVLVVAIMFQNPSGVFEKPRQFVSKTMEQSFQFAAFTNWYEEKFGKSLALLPLPNNSAQPQVNPDDYVIPASGRVFESFEVNGQGVMVETMAHSNVEAMNGGFVSFVGVKEDTGKTVIIQHADNSYTWYGQLGEVEVKLYDYIETGDVLGKTTVLEDGSKGMFYFAIQKDNEFIDPMQVISFE, encoded by the coding sequence ATGAACGATCGGATAGCGGAAATTAAAAGAAGGGCCGCAAAGCGCAGGAAGCAACGGCAGAACCAATTGCCCAAACGGAATAACTCGGGGCCAACACAACATATTATGCGTGATGAGGAGAGGTATGGAGGGTCAGGCTATTCCTCTTATGAAAGTGGACCTGATGGGAATGGTGGACATCCTCTATTCAACAAGGAAATGTTCATGTTCAAGATTTTGGCGTCGGCGATTCTTGTGTTGGTTGTGGCCATTATGTTCCAGAACCCTTCCGGTGTGTTTGAAAAGCCGCGTCAGTTTGTCTCGAAAACGATGGAGCAAAGCTTTCAGTTCGCAGCTTTTACTAACTGGTATGAAGAGAAGTTTGGGAAGTCCTTGGCACTCTTACCGTTACCTAATAATAGTGCACAGCCCCAGGTGAATCCGGATGATTATGTCATCCCGGCTTCCGGTAGGGTTTTTGAGAGCTTTGAGGTGAACGGGCAGGGTGTGATGGTGGAAACGATGGCTCACTCTAATGTGGAGGCGATGAATGGGGGCTTTGTCTCGTTCGTCGGAGTTAAAGAGGACACAGGAAAAACAGTCATCATCCAGCACGCAGATAACAGCTACACGTGGTATGGACAGCTTGGGGAAGTGGAAGTGAAGCTCTATGATTATATTGAGACAGGCGATGTGCTCGGAAAAACGACGGTGCTTGAGGATGGATCAAAAGGGATGTTCTATTTTGCCATCCAAAAGGATAATGAATTTATCGACCCTATGCAGGTGATATCATTTGAATAA
- a CDS encoding type II secretion system protein yields the protein MRINQRIHDQKGLTLIEILVSIVILGIIFTGMLGFFSQTVKYSSHNENKIISINLAEKMLSEYKASNSYTREHTLNGKDYYVEITELSAHQNMDLVPIAVKVYTDPSLTPTSLTTELYSYREDK from the coding sequence GTGAGAATAAATCAAAGAATTCATGACCAAAAAGGACTAACGTTGATAGAAATTCTAGTATCCATTGTTATTTTAGGTATTATCTTTACAGGTATGTTAGGCTTTTTCTCTCAAACGGTAAAGTACTCCTCTCATAATGAAAACAAAATCATTTCCATAAATCTAGCCGAAAAAATGCTATCTGAATACAAAGCCAGCAATTCATATACCCGGGAGCACACTTTAAACGGTAAAGACTATTACGTTGAAATTACTGAGCTCTCCGCTCATCAAAACATGGACTTAGTACCGATAGCCGTAAAAGTGTATACTGATCCATCCCTTACACCTACCTCATTAACTACAGAACTCTATAGTTATAGGGAGGACAAATGA